A window of Sphingobacterium kitahiroshimense genomic DNA:
CCTGATCAGATCGCTGTTTCACAATTTGCCAAGGTATTTGAAATGAATGTTTTTAGTATGTGGCGGCTATGTCAATTGGTAGCTCCCCATATGAAATCGGCAGGTTATGGGAGCATAATCAACATGTCATCTATGGCTTCTATCAATACCAGTCCTGCAATTAGTGCTTACGCTTCTTCTAAGGCTGCGGTAAATCATATGACTAAAAATTTGGCATTCGATTACGGACCGGAAATCCGCGTGAATGCGGTGGGTCCTGGAGCGGTTCGAACGCATGCACTGAGTACAGTGCTGACGCCGGAAATAGAACGCAGTATGCTGAAGCATACACCCTTGCAACGCTTGGGGGAGCCAGAAGATATTGCTGGTGCGGTGCTTTATTTTGCGGCTCCGATTTCCAGCTGGACAAGCGGACAGGTACTATTTGTAAATGGGGGCGGGGTGCAGACCCTGGATTAGGGTTTCTGAATAATCATTTTTTTTATGTCATCTAAACTTTGGAGTACTGTTGCAATAGTTGCTGTTGTTTCGGGCAATTCTGTTGTATGGTAACTATGAAACTCCCATATTTCTAAAATTTCTTCAAGTGGAACGGTATACAATTCGTAAATAGGATTTAAAGAACGACACTGTAATACTCCGTCTCGAAGCAGTGTGATGGCTTTGAATATAATATCCTGCCCCTTTAAGACTACAAGCGCGAGTGATTCGGGTTTTATTTGGCTCCAGTCTTCAATAAATTTTCCTGTTATATCCATATTTTGAGGAAAGGGCAACATGGAGTCTCCAACTACAGGAAAGGTACGATAGGTTCGGTGCTTAGAAAGATTGGGAATATGATATTTCGGTAGCTCTGAAATATAGTCCGGATCAGCATACCCTCCAGATACATAGCCAGCTCGTCCTATTATGGGCACATAGTCAACATGTTCCTGATCGGATTTGTCAACACTGATGGCCAGAACTCTAAGATTTCCGCCTTTGATATAAATATCGTTCCCAGCTTCTAGATCGCGAATCTTTAACTCACCTAGCTTACTGATGTCAACGGTCATTAAGGTATCTAAACTGATCTTAAAATAATTGGAGATGGATAACATAAAATGTGGTTCCATTGCTTTTGTTTTGCCAATTTCAATAAGTGCAAGTTTTACCCGTGTTACATTGATGGCTTCGGAGAGTACTGCCTGACTGACTTTTTTACGCTCCCGGAGGAACTTTAGGTTATTGGTAAAAAATATTTTTGGTTCTTTATTTTCCATTTGCTATTATTAGAAACATTGAATTGTTTCTATTGGAAACAAATGTAGTGTAAAGTATTGATTTTTTATAGGGCATTATGGTGACACCTGACGATTTGGATTTATTTTTGTAAATAGAAAAATTACGCAAAGTTGATCGGAAGTTAGTTAGTTCCTGTAAGATATAGAATAATGAGTTGCAAACTTTGTTAAATTGATTGAGGTGAACAAGTTGAAAAACATAACGTATGCCATCGTGGATATTGAAACTACGGGTGGAAATGCCCGGGGCAGCCGTATGACAGAAATTGCGATTGTGATTCATGACGGAGAGAAAGTCATTGATCGATGGGAATCGTTGATTAATCCGGAACAGCATATTCCATTGGCTATTTTTGCACTGACGGGAATTGATAACGAGCTGGTGGCAGATGCGCCTGTATTTGGTGATATTGCGCAAAAGGTTTTCGATATGCTGGATGGGCGTATTTTTGTTGCTCATAATGTCAACTTTGATTATTCATTTATTCGTCATCAACTGGAAGAACAGGGGTATAAATGGACGGCACGAAAACTATGTACAGTACGACTGAGCCGTAAAATAAAACCGGGTTTTCGATCTTACAG
This region includes:
- a CDS encoding glucose 1-dehydrogenase, which gives rise to MDISKLFDLSGKTAIITGGAAGIGRACCQMLAAHGAYVVVADYNFSAAQQTASEINQDGGNALAIECDVTKDEALVNLVDATVSKYGGIHILVNNVGGGGAGKESPDQIAVSQFAKVFEMNVFSMWRLCQLVAPHMKSAGYGSIINMSSMASINTSPAISAYASSKAAVNHMTKNLAFDYGPEIRVNAVGPGAVRTHALSTVLTPEIERSMLKHTPLQRLGEPEDIAGAVLYFAAPISSWTSGQVLFVNGGGVQTLD
- a CDS encoding XRE family transcriptional regulator encodes the protein MENKEPKIFFTNNLKFLRERKKVSQAVLSEAINVTRVKLALIEIGKTKAMEPHFMLSISNYFKISLDTLMTVDISKLGELKIRDLEAGNDIYIKGGNLRVLAISVDKSDQEHVDYVPIIGRAGYVSGGYADPDYISELPKYHIPNLSKHRTYRTFPVVGDSMLPFPQNMDITGKFIEDWSQIKPESLALVVLKGQDIIFKAITLLRDGVLQCRSLNPIYELYTVPLEEILEIWEFHSYHTTELPETTATIATVLQSLDDIKKMIIQKP